The genomic stretch TCGCGGACCTTCTGGCAAAATATGGCTATGGCGACTCCCATATCACGGTTTTTGAACATATGGGGGGGAAGGCTGAAAAACGCCTTGAAGGCACGGCTACAGGCTGGACGGCAAAAACGGCTGATCTTAACACCATTGCCATTGAATGTATTGGCGCCCATGATGCGCGCCGCCTGCCCCAGACTTGCGGGCTTGAGGATGATCTTTTTGAACATGATGGGCAACTTACAAAACGTGAAGTGCGCGCGGTGACCTTATCCACATTAGCGCCTCAAGCTGGCGAGCTGCTGTGGGATGTGGGGGCCGGTTGTGGCTCCATCGCCATTGAATGGATGCGCGCCCATGAAAAATGCCACGCCATTGCCATTGAACAAAATGATCACCGCCGCTCTATGATTGCCCATAACGGGGCGGCCCTAGGCGTGCCAAACCTTGAGATTGTGGATGCAAAAGCACCAGAAGGTTTAGAAGGTTTACCCACGCCGGATGCCATTTTCATTGGTGGTGGGATTTCGAAAAAAGGCCTGCTTGAAACCTGTTGGGCGGCCTTGCCTTGCGGGGGAAGGCTGGTTGCCAACACAGTAACACTTGAGGCAGAGCGCGAAATGTTGCATTTTGCCGATAAAATTGGCGCGCGACTGACCCGCATTGCCATATCCCGAGAAGAAAGCGTTGGACGATTGTCAGCCTTAAAGCCCATGGCCCCTGTGCTGCAACTTTTTGCGATTAAGGAATAAATGAAAATGAGTGGAACACTCTATGGTCTGGGCATTGGTCCGGGCGACCCTGATCTGATTACGCTTAAGGCGCTGAAAATTATGCAGGCAGCCCCGGTGATTGCCTATCCGGCACCTGTTGGAAAGCCGAGTTTAGCGCGCTCTATCGTGGAAACTCACTTACCGGGCAATCAGCTTGAGATTAAAATTGATACCC from Candidatus Terasakiella magnetica encodes the following:
- a CDS encoding bifunctional cobalt-precorrin-7 (C(5))-methyltransferase/cobalt-precorrin-6B (C(15))-methyltransferase codes for the protein MIHIIGIGEDGLEALSSSLKELISNADILVGGVRHLEIVESEARKISWGVGLSKGIDEIKANREKGVVVLATGEPMWFGIGATLLKHFEPSEVMVHPTCGAFSLVAGRMGWAIADCVTMTIHGRPLENLNRYVANGAKILVLSRDGKSPIEVADLLAKYGYGDSHITVFEHMGGKAEKRLEGTATGWTAKTADLNTIAIECIGAHDARRLPQTCGLEDDLFEHDGQLTKREVRAVTLSTLAPQAGELLWDVGAGCGSIAIEWMRAHEKCHAIAIEQNDHRRSMIAHNGAALGVPNLEIVDAKAPEGLEGLPTPDAIFIGGGISKKGLLETCWAALPCGGRLVANTVTLEAEREMLHFADKIGARLTRIAISREESVGRLSALKPMAPVLQLFAIKE